Genomic segment of Oceanimonas sp. GK1:
CTGGTGGCAAGGTGAAGCAGGCAAATGCGACAAGAATGACTGATATGCGGAGGAAACAAATGTTGAGAATCACCCAAAACCTGGGCCAGACCGATGCACCGGCCGACGATACCCTGACCCTGCCCTTTGAGCTGCGTCGAAAGGGGCGGCTGCGTGCCATCAGTGATGGCGGTACCGAGCTTGGGCTGTTTCTGGAGCGGGGCCGGGTGCTGATGGATGGAGACAAGCTGGTGAGCGAGGTCGGCCGGGTATTTGAGGTGCGCGCCGGGGCCGAGCCGGTGATCACCGCCCATGCCCCCGACTGGCCCACTTTTACCCGCGCCTGTTATCACCTGGGCAACCGCCACGTCACCCTGGAGATTGGCGAATGCTGGCTGCGCTTTGCTTACGATCATGTGCTGGAGCACCTGGCCGAACACCTGGGGCTCAGGCTGGAACGGGACCATGTGCCGTTTCATCCCGAGTCCGGGGCCTACCATGGCCTGGGTGGTCATCATCACCATGACCACTGACAACGAACTGCTCGGGCTGCTGCACCTGGCCAGCCCGTCCTTGCCCATTGGTGGCTTTGCCTGGTCCGCCGGACTGGAGTCGGCCATTGAACTGGGCTGGGTGAACGATGAAACCCGGCTGCAGGCCTGGCTCGCCGTTGCCTTGCAGAGCCTGGCCCACCTCGATCTGCCGGTACTGTTGCGTCTGTACGAGGCCCTGGCGGCGGAGCAGGAGCAGACGATGGTCTACTGGAACGACTTTCTTCGTGCCAGCCGGGAAACCCGCGAGCTGCTGTTTGAAGACAAACAGCAGGCCCTGGCCCTGGTGCGGCTGCTGAAAGGGCAGGGGGTGGAGGTGGCCATGCTGCCCGCGCCTCCGGCGCTGATGAGCGCCTGGGCGCTGGCGGCACGAAGCTGGGACCTGAGTGCCCGCACCGCCGCCCTGGGGTTTGCCTGGAGCTGGCTGGAAAACCAGCTGGCGGTGGCCGCCAAGACTCTGCCTTTGGGGCAGACCTCGGTGCAGCGGCTGCTGCTGGCGCTGAAGCCCGGGCTCATTCACGCGCTGAACGTGGCCGAGAGGCTTGACGATAACCAATTGGGGTTGGGCCTGCCCGGTCAGGTGCAGGCCAGTGCCCTGCATGAAACCCAATATTCCCGTTTATTCCGGAGTTGAAACCATGAGTACACACTGTTTGCGCGTTGGCGTGGGAGGGCCGGTGGGCTCGGGCAAGACGGCACTGCTGCGCCAGCTGTGCGCGGCCCTGCGCCGTCACTACAGCCTGGCGGTGGTCACCAACGACATTTACACCAGGGAAGACGCCGAATTTCTGCTGCGCCATCAAGCCCTGGAAGAAGACCGTATTCTCGGCGTGGAAACCGGCGGCTGCCCGCACACCGCCATTCGGGAAGACGCCTCCATGAACCTGGCGGCCATCGACACCCTGCAACAGCGCCATCCCGGCCTGGAGCTGGTGCTGGTGGAAAGCGGCGGCGACAACCTCTCCGCCACCTTCAGCCCGGAGCTGTCGGATCTTACCCTGTATGTCATCGACGTCTGTGCCGGTGACAAAATCCCCCGCAAGGGCGGCCCCGGTATCACCAAGTCGGATTTGCTGATCATCAACAAGACCGATCTGGCGCCCATGGTGAATGCCTCGCTGGAGGTGATGGACAGAGACGCCAGGCGCATGCGCGGCGCGCGGCCCTTTGTGTTTACCAACCTGATACGCGGCGACGGCCTGTTTGAAATCATTCGCTTTATTCAGCAAGCGGGCATGTTGCGACCGCTGCCCGACGATTTTGCCATTAACGGAGAGCCTGCATGAACAAAACCCTCGTTACTCTGGCGGCGCTGTTGCCCGCCGCCGCTTTTGCCCACCCCGGTCACGGTGAGGGCAGCCTTGCCGCCGGCCTGCTGCACCCCGTCATGGGCTGGGATCACCTGCTGGCCATGGTGGCGGTGGGCATGCTGGCCATGGCCGACAAGGAACAACAGGGCTGGCGCCTGCCGTTGGCCTTTGTGGCAGCCATGGTGGCGGGCGCCACCCTGGGCATGGCGGGCCTGGGCCTGCCGGCGGTGGAGCCGGTGATCTTGGCTTCCATGGTGGTGCTGGGCGGCCTGCTCGCCACCAACCTGGCCGGTGCGGGCCGCGGCCTGATGCTGCTGTGCATCCTGTTTGGTTTGTTTCATGGCAATGCCCATGGCCTGGAAGCCCCGGCGTCCGGCTCGGCCATGACCTTTATGGCGGGCTTTGTACTGGCCACCGGTCTGCTCCATGGCGCCGGCTGGCTCGCCGCCCGCCATCTGCACGATGCCCTGTTGCGGGTATTTGGTTTTGCCGTGGCCGGCGTTGGCCTGCTGGCAGCGATATAATCACCTCCTCCCCCTTAAACAAGGGGGAGGCCGGGAGGGGGTTAACACAACCCCACCCCAGCCCTCCCCTTGGAAAGGGGAGGGGGTCACTCTAAAATGCGGCCTTCCTGGTCAGGCAGGCCGCCACCGCGTTGCCAAAAGTTCCGATTGGGTCGATAATTTCGTTTTAATCCCCCCTTGCAAGGTTATTCCCATGCTTGAACAGTATTTCCGGCTCAAAGAGCTCAATACCAATGTCCGCCAGGAAGTGGTGGCGGGCATCACCACCTTTCTCACCATGGCCTACATCATCTTCGTGAACCCGGCCATTCTGTCGGAAGCGGGCATGGACTACGGCGCCGTGTTTGTGGCCACCTGCCTGGCGGCGGCAGTGGGGTGTTTTATCATGGGGCTGGCGGCCAACTACCCCATTGCCCTGGCGCCGGGCATGGGCCTCAATGCCTTTTTCACCTACACGGTGGTGCTGACCGAGGGCTACAGCTGGCAAAGCGCCCTGGGGGCGGTGTTCTTCTCCGGCTGTATTTTCGTGCTGCTCAGCCTGTTCAAGGTGCGGGAGTGGATCATCAACGCCATTCCCAAACCGCTGAAGCTCGGCATTGCCGCCGGTATCGGCCTGTTTCTGGCGCTGGTGGGGCTGAAAAGCGCCGGCATTATCGTGGACAACCCGGCCACCCTGGTGGGCCTGGGAGATGTCACCGGCTTGCAGGCCGGGCTGGCGGTGCTGGGCTTTTTCCTGATCATCGGCATGGCCGCCCGGGGCATGCGCGGTGCCGTGATGATTGGCATTCTGGTGATCACCGGCCTGGGGCTGGCCTTTGGTGATGTGGAATACCAGGGCATCGTCTCGGCGCCGCCCTCTATCATGCCCACCTTTTTGCAGCTGGATATTGCCGGCGCCTTTAACGTGGGCATGCTGTCGGTGATCTTCGCCTTTCTGTTTGTGGACCTGTTCGATACTTCAGGCACCCTGATCGCCGTGGCCCAGCGGGCCAAACTGCTGGACGAGCAAGGCCGGCTGCCGCGCCTGGGCCGCGCCCTGCTGGCCGACAGTACCGCCTCCATTGCCGGCTCCCTGCTGGGTACGTCCACCACCACCTCCTACGTGGAAAGCACCGCCGGCGTGGCGGTGGGCGGGCGCAGCGGCCTGACCGCCGTGGTGACCGGCCTGCTGTTTATTGCCGCTATCCTGTTTTCGCCCCTGGCGGGCATGGTGCCGGCCTATGCCACCGCCGGTGCCCTGGTGTATGTGGCGGTGCTGATGCTGGCCCAACTCGCTCACCTGCACTGGGACGACATTACCGAGGCCGTGCCCGCCGTGGTGGTGCTGGTGATGATGCCCTTCACCTTTTCCATCGCCAACGGCATCGCCTTTGGCTTTATCAGTTTTGTGGCGGTCAAGGTGTTGTCCGGCCGCGCCGCCGAGGTAAGCCCGGTGGTCTGGGCCCTGGCGGTGCTGTTTGCGCTGAAATTTGCCTTTGGGGTGTGATTCTGGAGCGCGGGCAGCTTGCCCGCTTTTTGGCGCGAAGCGGACAATGAATACCAATTACATTAAGCAAGTGATCTGTTTTCGGCCCTGTTGTAGCTGCCACTTTAGTCGGCAGAGCCTGTGCAACAGGCCTTGAAGACACAGTAGTCTTCAGGCTAGCGCCAGCTAAAGCGGCGCCTACGGCTCAGATACACAATGAATCAATGTTTATTCCGATTGGTATAAATACAAAAAAGCCCCGAAACCGGGGCTTTTGCTGTTATTTGGCGTTAAACGCTTAGAAGTCTGCGTTGCGCGGGGTGCGCGGGAAGGGGATCACGTCGCGCACGTTGCCCATGCCGGTCACGTAGGCCACCAGGCGCTCAAAGCCCAGACCAAAGCCGGCGTGGGGCACGGTGCCGTAGCGGCGCAGGTCCCGGTACCAGCCGTAGTCATCCTTGTTCAGGCCCATTTCTTCCAGGCGGGCGTCCAGCACTTCCAGCACTTCTTCCCGCTGGGAGCCACCGATGATCTCGCCAATGCCCGGGGCCAGCACGTCCATCGCCGCCACGGTTTTGCCGTCGGCGTTCAGCTTCATGTAGAAGGCCTTGATGTCTTTCGGGTAGTTCTTCACCACCACCGGCGCCTTGAAGTGCTCTTCCGCCAGGTAACGCTCGTGCTCGGACGACAGGTCCACGCCCCATTCCACCGGGAACTCGAACTGTTTGCCGGACTGCTTCAGGATCTCCACCGCATCGGTGTAGTCCACCTGGGCGAAGTCTTTTTCCACAAAGCTCTGCAGCCGGGTAATGGCGTTTTTGTCCACCCGCTCGGCAAAGAAGGTCATGTCGTCCATGCGCTCGGCCAGCACCGCCTTGAACACGTATTTCAGCATGTCTTCGGCGAGGCGGGCGGCGTCGTCCAGATCCGCAAAGGCCAGCTCCGGCTCCACCATCCAGAATTCCGCCAGGTGGCGGCTGGTGTTGGAGTTTTCGGCGCGGAAAGTGGGGCCAAAGGTATACACCTTGCTCAGGGCGCAGGCATAGGTTTCGGCGTTCAGCTGGCCGGACACGGTCAGAAACGCCTCCTTGCCAAAGAAGTCTTCACCAAAGTCGATGTCGCCCTTGTCGGTGCGCGGCAGGTTGTGCAGATCCAGGGTGGACACCCGGAACATTTCGCCGGCGCCTTCACAGTCGGAGGCGGTCACGATGGGCGTGGCCACCCACATGTAGCCGTTTTCATGAAAGAAGCGGTGCAGCGCCTGAGACAGGCAGTTACGCACCCGGGCCACAGCGCCGATCAGGTTGGTGCGCGGGCGCAGGTGGGCGTATTCCCGCAGATATTCAATGGAGTGGCGTTTGGCGGCCATGGGGTAGGTGTCGGGATCGTCCACCCAACCCACTACCTTTACCTCGGTGGCCTGCAGCTCAAAGTCCTGGCCCTGGCCCTGGGACTCCACCACGGTGCCGGTCACTTCCACCGAACAGCCGGTGGTTAAACGCACCACTTCAGACTGATAATTCGCCACGTTTTCGGGCACCACGGCCTGCACCGGATTGAAGCAGCTGCCGTCGTGAATGGCCAAAAACGAAATTCCCGCCTTGGAGTCACGGCGAGTGCGAATCCACCCCTTTACGGTAAGGGGGGTGCCAACGGCATATTTGCCCGCCAGCACATCAGTTACGGATGCGTGGGTCATGTAAATCGCTCTCCAGCTTTAAACTAAACCGGCCCCGGGCCGATACACTATACATAAGGAAGCTAATGTTACCCGTGTGGGGTCAGGACTCAAGCAAAAGATGGGAGGGGCCATGGCGAAGCAACGCAAAGACCGGCTCGGCGCCCTGTTGGCGGCACTCACCGGCGGTGGCTGGACGCTCTACTTCCTGCTGCTTATCCTGTTTCACTACGGCCGGCCCGAGCAGGAATACGGCTATTTGCGCTATCTCGAGGTGGAAGTGCGCACCGGCTGGCTGACCCTGCCGACACTGTGGTTTCACTTAGGCATTTGGGGCGCGCTGGGGCTGGCGGTGACCACCTTTACCCTGGTGCACCTCAAGGGCCGGCGCCACAGCCAGTATCTCAAGGTCTATCTGGTGATGTTGGCCGCCGCCGCCACTTTCACCCTGCTGCTGTTCTACTTTTACCCTGCCTAGAAAACAAAGTTGGCCATACTTGTTGTAATGACCCAGGGAGGGGACGTTATGGCAAGAATACTGTTTAGTCTGTTGTTAACCGCGACCTTGCTGCTGAGTGCTCAGGCCTCGGCCCGGCTCTTGTGGCACACCGAGGGCGCACTTAATGAAGCCGGGCAACAGCTTCAGCACCTGTTATTGTTCGATGAGCGCACCCTGGCGGCCATGAGCCCGGCCGAGCGGGATGACTGGCTTACTCAGGAGTGGCGCGCCGTGCTGAAAGCGCGGGAGCGCTTTGCCCAATATACCCTGCCGGCCCACTGGCGCACCGAGGGCTTTGAGCAGGCCATTCGGCAACAACACCTCACCGCCTACATGGCCGACCAGGCTCCCGATTACCACGGCTACCGCGAGCTGCAGCGTCATTACCATCGTTTGGCGAACGTAACGGATTACACTCCGTTACCCCCCGGCCCCGAGGTGCGCCCCGGCGAGCGGGACGGGGCCATCCCGGCATTGCGCCAACGGCTGGCCGAGCTGGGCCGGCACGTGCCGGCACCCGTGGGCCGCGCCGATGTGCTGGACCCGCCCTTAAGCGAAACCCTGGCCGCCCTGCAACGGGCCGGCGGCCTGGAGGTGACCGGCGGGCTGAACCAGGCGACCCGGGCCCTGATAAACCGCTCACCCGCCGAGCTGCGCGCCGAGATAAAAACCAACCTGCGCCGCTGGCTCAGGCTGCCGCCCGCCACCCGTGACTATGTGCTGATCAACATTCCTTCCTACCGGCTGACCCTGGTGCGGGAAGGCCGCCCCCAGTTGGCGATGAAGGTCATCGTAGGGCGGCCCGACTGGCCCACGCCGGAGCTGGCTACCCATATCGATGCCCTCAAGGTGAACCCCGACTGGACCCCCACCGCCAACATAGTGCGGGAAGACCTGCTGCCGGCCCAGCAGCGGGATGCCGGTTACCTCGACCGCAACGGCTTTGCCGCTTGGCTGCCCGGAGAAAATACGCCTGTGCTGCCGTCCAGCATCGACTGGCACCGTCCGCCCCCCGGCTTGCGCCTGGTGCAGCAGCCCGGCCCGGCCAATGCCCTGGGACGGCTCAAGTTCGAGATGCAAAACCGCCACAGTGTGTATTTGCACGACACCCCCGATAAATCCCTGTTCGGCCGCGACCGGCGGGCGCTCAGCCACGGCTGCGTGCGCCTGGCCGAGCCTGATGCCCTGGCCAGTGGCCTGGGCTGGCAAGTGCCCGAGCACGAGCGCACCCAGGTGCTGCCGCCCCCCGAGCGGCTGCCGGTGTATATGGTGTATTTCACCGCCTGGAGCGAGGGCGGCAGCCTGGTGTTTGCCGGGGATGTATACGGCAAAAACCGCACCGCCAACGAGGCGGGATAAGTGCCAAAAGGAACCCAAGCAGGGAACCAAACGAAAAACATGAACAATAGGACGGAAACGGGCGGCGAACATTCGGAAACTTGCACTAATAAAACGCCTTGCTCCTGAAGTAACTGCGCTATAACTAATAACAAGCACAACGCTTAAGGCCCGGTACTTAAGAGACTAATAAGTACCGGAACATATAATCAAGCGAAAGGGAGGCCGCGAGACTATATGGGGAATACAGGCACAGATAGTGCCACACTTTAAATTAATGTTTAAAGTGAAATGGTTAAAAAAGACGAAAAAAGACGTTTAGTGTGAAATGCGTTAATTGAAAGGGTAAGTATTGACCAGGAAGGTTTTCTGTAATGCAGGGACCTGAAAACACAATCAAGGAAAGAGGGTTTTCTTATGTTTATTGCCAAAGAATTGCTGCGTCTGGTAAATGATGAAGAAGGTCTGACCGTAGTGGAATATGCGATTGCGGGTGGACTGGTGGCTGCGGGTGTTGTGACTGCATTTGTTGGGTTAGGAGGTAACGTTGCTAACGTAATGACTGACCTTTGTACTGATTTGGGAACTGCGGCAGCAAGTACTGCAGGTGGTACTGAGACTTGTGTTTAATTAAGTTTAACTGAGCGAGAGTTATGCTCTCGCTCAGTTTTTGGTGATGCTATGGAACAGCTACCATTATTGCTATTTCTGATGGCGGTGTGCTGGACGGATCTGACCCGCCACAAGATTCCCAACTGGCTGACGTTGAGTTTTATTCCGCTGGCGCTGGCCTTTCATGCCCTTATTGGTGAAGGTCCGGCCTTTGCCTTATCCGGGCTGGTGTATTCCTTTATTATCCTGTTTCCGTTTTTTGTGCTGCGTATCTTTGCCGGCGGCGATGTGAAGCTCGGCATGGCCATTGCCACCTTTACCGGCTGGCAGGTGTTTCTGGAAGGGTTGCTCTATGGCCTGATCATTGGCCTGCCGCTAGTGCTGGTACTGGCCTGGCGAAAAGTCGGCTGGCAGGGGGTTAAAGCCACCTTCAGCCGCTACGGCATTATATTGGGCACCCGTCGCTATCTGGCACCGGTAGACAATGAAATGGCCGGACTAAAAGTGCCTTACGGCCCGGCCCTGGCCCTGGGTGCGGCCCTGGCGGTTATTCTGAATAAATACCAGATTTACACCCTGGTATCTTAGCTATCAGCTATCAGCTATCAGGTTTTTAACTTACAGCTGACAGCTTAAAGCTTACAGCTCAAAAGCGTGCCGCTTTTGCAAGGAGGTCACACGGATGTACCTGCCCAAACCTAAAACCCTGGCCGATACTGGTCTTTCCAAGGAATTGCTGTTTCGCCTCTGCCTGCGTCATTTGCAGGAAGAGGCGTCGCTGTCGCTCCCTCTGCTTGCCGAGCGGCTGTGCCTGCGCGGCAGCATTGTCGAGCCCCTGTTGCAGGAGCTGAAAACCCTGCAACTGGTGGAGGTGCGCGCCTCGGGCCGCATGGACGAGCCCATTCGCTTTGCTCTCACCCAAAAAGGGCAATACGAGGCCCAGGTGCTGAACGAGCGGGACGGCTACATCGGTCCGGCGCCCATACTGCTGGCCGATTACAACCGTCTGGTACTGGCCCAGTCATTGGGCGAGCGCAGCATTCGCCGGGAGCGGCTGGAAGCCGCCCTCAGTGATATGGTCATCAGTGATGAGCTGGTTAACGTGCTGGGCCCGGCCCTCAACTCCCGCCGGCCCCTGCTGATTTACGGCCACGCCGGTACCGGCAAAAGCTTTTTGTGCCACCGTTTTAACAAAGTGTTCGACGAGCATATTTATGTGCCTCACGCCATCGCCATTCAGAACACCATTATTCCGGTGTTCGACCCGCTTTATCACTGGCGGACGGAGCAGAACGAAGCGGAGCAGGACGCCCGCTATATTGCCTGCCGGCGTCCGCTGGTGATGGTGGGGGGCGAGCTTAAACTCGATATGCTGGAGGTGCATTTCGACCGCCAGTCCCGCCAGTACAGTGCGCCCCTGCAAATGAAAGCCAATAACGGCGTGTTTTTAATTGATGACCTGGGTCGCCAGGGTTTTTCTGCCGACGAACTCTTTAACCGCTGGATTGTGCCCATGGAAGAGCGGCGGGATTTTCTTTCCCTGCCCAATGGCCTGCATTTTGATATTCCCTTTGAACAGATACTGGTGTTTTCCACCAACCTGGATCCGGAGTCCATTGCCGACGAGGCCTTTTTGCGCCGCCTGGGTTACAAACTGCAATTACAGGCCATGCCGGAAGACTTGTACCGGAAAATCTGGAACATGAACCTGGAGAAATATCGGCTGTCCGCCACCGACGAAGTATTTCGTGTAATGGTGGACAAACTGCACCAGGGCAGCAATAAACCCCTGATTGCCTGTTATCCGCGGGATATTCTGGGCATTGCCCGGGACATTATGCATTTCAACGGTCAGGCCAATCAGCCGTTGAATGAAGAGATTTTAACCAAGGCCTGGCACATGTACTGCGTGCACTGACTATACTCCCACCGTGGAGCAACGTATAAACCAAGGATCCGGTTATGAAAACACGTACTCTGTTATTGTTCGTTCTCTCCGTGGGCTTTGGCGTGGCGGCGGCCATCATGGCCAACAACTGGCTCAACCAGCAAAGCGAGGCCGCCAAGGCCAAAGCCGAAGGCGATACCACCCAGGTGGTGGTGGCGGCGGTCGATCTGGTGCCCGGCGCCCCCATTGAACCCATTCACGTGCAACTGAAAGACATCGACACCCGCCTGGTGCCGCCCGGCGCCCTCACCACCATGGAAGAAGCCCAGAACATGGTGGCCAAAAACAACCTCTACCGGGGTGATGTGCTGCGCCGGGAGCGGCTGGCGCCGGTGGGCGAGGGCAGTACCCTTTCCGTGCTGCTGGAGCCGGGCATGAGGGCGGTAACCGTGCGGGTGAACGACGTGATTGGCGTGGCCGGTTTTCTGCTGCCGGGCAACCGGGTCGATATTCTGTTTACCGAAGGCAGCATGACCCGCACCGTGCTGAAAAACCTCAAGGTGCTGGCGGTGGATCAAACCCAGCATACCGATGAAAACCGCCCCAAGCTGGTGCGCGCCGTTACCCTGGAAGTGAACCCCGAGCAGGCCGAGCGGCTGGTGAACGCCAGCTCCAATGGCCGCATTCAGCTGGCCCTGCGCAACCCCAACGACGAACAGGACCTGCAACTCGACACCGTGGCCGCCGTGGCCAGCGAGCCCCAGGCCACAGCCGAGCCCGAGCCGGCCCCCCAGGCGGTGCGGCCCCGGGCTTCCACCATCGATCTCATCAAGGGCACCAGCCAGCAACAGGTGCCGGTAAAAAGCTGATAACCAGAACAATTAATTAAAACAACGAATTAAAACAACGAACGATAACAATTCAACGATTAGTGCACATGGAGGTGGCTATGAAAGCCCTGTTGGCAAGCATATTGGGGGCAACCCTGCTGGCGGCAACCGGCCCGGTAATGGCCGGCGGCAGCCTGAACGAGGCGGGCAATGAAATGCAGTTGCCCATTCACAAGTCCCGCTCGCTGATGCTCGACCGGCCCGCCAGCCGGGTGTCGGTGGGCAACCCGGCCATTGCCGATGTGCTGGTGCTGCAGGACCGGGAGCTGTATCTGGTGGGCAAGTCGCTGGGCCATACCAACCTGATGGTGTGGGACATGAACGACAACCTGATGCAGGTGTACGACATTGAAGTCAGCCACGATCTGCAGGGGCTGAAAGAGCGCCTGTACCGCTTTCTGCCCAATGAACCCATTCAGGTGCATACCTCCCAGGGGCAGCTGGTGGTCAGCGGCGAGGTGTCCAACCTTGACCGGCTCAATGCCGCCTACGAGCTGGCCCGGGGTTATGTGGTGGCCGCTGAGGGGGGCACCGCCCGCTCCGAGGTGATGAACATGATGAGTGTGGGCGGCGGCCAGCAGGTGATGCTGGAAGTGACCGTGGCCGAAGTGGCCCGGGACACTTCCCGCAGTTGGGAGTCGGCCTTTGAGCTGGTGGAGCGCTCCGGCAACTGGGGCTTTTCACTGCTGCGCGACAGCGTAAGCCAGTTGCAGAATTTTGGTACCAACACCGTGATTGGTGGCTTTGCCAGTGCCGACACCGTGTTCAACGTGGCGCTGGATCTGGCCAAAACCCGCGGCCTGGCCCGAGTGCTGGCCGAGCCGCGCATTACCGCCATCAGCGGCCAGTCCGCCGAATTTCTGTCCGGTGGTGAATATCCGGTGCCGGTGCCCACCGAAGACGGGATAGCGGTGGAATTCAAGGAATTCGGGGTGGGCCTCAAGTTCACCCCCGTGGTGCTGGGCAGCGGCAAAATCAACCTTAACCTGAACGTAACCGTCAGCGAGCCGGTGGTGGCCAACTCCGCCAACGTGCCGCTGTTCGGTGACATTACCGCCCTCAGCAAGCGCAGCGCCGGCACCACCGTGGAGCTGGGCGACGGCCAGACCATCAGCATTGCCGGCCTGCTCAGTGAAAATACTCGGGAGTCGGTCAGCCAGCTGCCCTTTGCCGGCGACATTCCCGTGCTGGGCAACCTCTTTACCAGCCGCAGCTTTGCCAAGGGCGAATCCGAGCTGGTGATCATGGTCACCCCCCGTCTGGTACGCCCCTTCAACAAGCAGCAGGTCACCCTGCCCACCGACGGCTTTATTGAACCCAATGATCTGGAGTTTTACCTGCTGGGCCGCATGTCCCACCGGGATCGCGTGAGCGACGGGGCGCCCGCTACCGAGCAAAGTGGCAACACCGGCGTTAACCCGGCCATGCATGAAGGCGGCATGGAGCAGACCTATGGTCAGTCGCTGTAGCGGCCCAGGCAGAACAAGGAGAACCACCATGAAACAGTTATTGCTGACCCTGCTGACCGCCGCCGTGTTGACCGGCTGCGCCAGTGAACGTTACTACGGTTTTGATATGGGCCAGGACACCAAAGACCTCGACACCCTGCAGGTGCTCGACCCCGGTGCCGCCGCCCGCAACGACGGCAAGCTGGCCGCCCTTACCCTGAACGGGGAATACGGCGTGTCGCTGCACGACAAGTACGTTTCAGGCGCTGAGGCCCCGGCCGAAGGCAAAACCCAGGTTACCCTGAACTTTGGTGATTAAGGAGTAACGTCATGAACGTGCTACCACACCACAACAAACAGAAAGGCGCCGTACTGGTTCTGGTGACGGTGGCGCTGTTCGTATTGCTCGGCTTTACCGCCCTGGCCCTGGACGGCGGGTATTTGTTACTAAATAAAACCCGGGTTCAGGATGCGGTGGATTCGGCGGCGTTGAGCGGAGGAAAAACACT
This window contains:
- the cpaB gene encoding Flp pilus assembly protein CpaB, giving the protein MKTRTLLLFVLSVGFGVAAAIMANNWLNQQSEAAKAKAEGDTTQVVVAAVDLVPGAPIEPIHVQLKDIDTRLVPPGALTTMEEAQNMVAKNNLYRGDVLRRERLAPVGEGSTLSVLLEPGMRAVTVRVNDVIGVAGFLLPGNRVDILFTEGSMTRTVLKNLKVLAVDQTQHTDENRPKLVRAVTLEVNPEQAERLVNASSNGRIQLALRNPNDEQDLQLDTVAAVASEPQATAEPEPAPQAVRPRASTIDLIKGTSQQQVPVKS
- a CDS encoding type II and III secretion system protein family protein produces the protein MKALLASILGATLLAATGPVMAGGSLNEAGNEMQLPIHKSRSLMLDRPASRVSVGNPAIADVLVLQDRELYLVGKSLGHTNLMVWDMNDNLMQVYDIEVSHDLQGLKERLYRFLPNEPIQVHTSQGQLVVSGEVSNLDRLNAAYELARGYVVAAEGGTARSEVMNMMSVGGGQQVMLEVTVAEVARDTSRSWESAFELVERSGNWGFSLLRDSVSQLQNFGTNTVIGGFASADTVFNVALDLAKTRGLARVLAEPRITAISGQSAEFLSGGEYPVPVPTEDGIAVEFKEFGVGLKFTPVVLGSGKINLNLNVTVSEPVVANSANVPLFGDITALSKRSAGTTVELGDGQTISIAGLLSENTRESVSQLPFAGDIPVLGNLFTSRSFAKGESELVIMVTPRLVRPFNKQQVTLPTDGFIEPNDLEFYLLGRMSHRDRVSDGAPATEQSGNTGVNPAMHEGGMEQTYGQSL